The Episyrphus balteatus chromosome 4, idEpiBalt1.1, whole genome shotgun sequence genome includes a window with the following:
- the LOC129920093 gene encoding zinc finger MYM-type protein 4 isoform X2 → MCLKVVNMVYKTRSKIPFPCKIFLADGSHVENVQEPEESDVCLIPDTENEVTDAEKEQAIQARETADKENEAAEAEKAAAEKEAEAEASSAEKPSESTPEETPQEQEQEQEPLLEEMQPPGPMEGVGTVQKIIIFLAVSLPKTCAHCNEEKVCGYRYKDVESGSTQYLCKTGCIDALMLAHPGRYFIRRKKFLVEEVPESENTTEHECLQCKKNISKNKYFFKQEDQTFYICSEDCYKTISSDEPEKFNLKRDSIRVRNIGHTTISSKGSSSDSRIVSRSAQEAESAKMERNKSFLRLCTDCKTEIQVRPNGNGKNLIWQTMDFCDEQCLGKYQRRIGSRCQTCSGEVPHQSLGKYCVRFGFEVRQFCCAACLNNFKKGLKTCSCCQKDISGSGEGFLAPVGDKEQFKDFCSQTCMRRYDSMVNAKKKQRTDRCGVCNFEKIMRVEMTIDGNEHNFCSNPCFSAFKFVSNIVPDQCGMCSKYFERKSADCFTIYGEKQRPKVFCSRICFNVYIIVNRQITSCQWCKVKKYDFDMIMKSNDTPNPLMMCSLNCLTLYGVSVNAFSRAAVKCDNCHSCTTPQYHLTMSDGSMRNFCTYQCVMQFQSQFARVPLTLDSEAVATATHHVSPKPKASSAAAPFPTGLPKRVKLNASQTKAATTGTSPPKNQLPVMPVISNVASLASGQSERVSNASSTVRRGASRGRGRGRKVVLNERPQPTPSPPPASPPPAPAPSTRARTTTSPVPAASSSSGSKSSRGGRTATRSAGTHTPSEPVRPPSPIIQKEVETKIVTVPPYPPLVRNVQTSCQPKTEDASIDCRPETAEIGIQTDEDYSTRVLIPVPVPIFVPQPMYMYSAPFPMPIPIPLPIPVPIFIPTTRNSATGIMKEMKKIQDKMPADPFEAELLMMAEMVADEKNESDSDSEEDMKPEPRMIEVQYQTPSASVGQSNNVVVNMEAQNNSSFGEDVLQMALKMASGEYEEPGVDLESAMTTNTITNPPPGMIHPSQVHEDSGMQMGHHMMMEQTQRGGRGRKRGSVVSPITPRNNRSPIKRQRLSVDSTPPQQPVMPVEKPDANMCLKFTFGVNAWKQWVMTKNADIEKSSIRRRLFKTELLQMTADELNYSLCLFVKEVRKPNGTEYAPDTIYYLVLGIQQYLYENGRIDNIFTDPYYERFTDCLDEVARKFSVLYNDSQYIVTRVEEEHLWECKQLGAHSPHVLLSTLMFFNTKHFNLTNVEEHMQLSFSHIMKHWKRSAQNTKSPGTRNVLLRFYPPQAGLDANPRKKKVYEQQENEENPLRCPVRLYEFYLSKCPESVKTRNDVFYLQPERSCVPDSPVWYSTQALSEDNLQKMLHRVKMVKEINIALLTS, encoded by the exons CTGACGGCTCACACGTGGAAAATGTCCAGGAACCTGAAGAATCAGATGTTTGTCTTATACCCGATACTGAAAATGAAGTAACCGATGCTGAAAAGGAACAAGCCATACAAGCTCGGGAAACTGCCGATAAAGAAAATGAAGCTGCAGAGGCTGAAAAGGCAGCTGCTGAAAAAGAAGCCGAAGCTGAAGCATCTTCTGCTGAAAAACCATCAGAATCAACACCAGAAG AAACCCCACAAGAACAAGAACAGGAACAAGAACCGCTGCTGGAAGAAATGCAGCCACCTGGACCGATGGAAGGTGTAGGAACAGTCCAAAAAATCATCATATTCTTGGCTGTCTCATTGCCAAAAACCTGTGCCCACTGTAATGAGGAGAAAGTGTGTGGCTATCGCTACAAAGATGTCGAAAGTGGCTCAACTCAATACCTTTGCAAAACAGGTTGCATTGATGCACTTATGCTAGCCCATCCAGGAAGATATTTCATTCGCCGCAAGAAATTCTTAGTCGAAGAAGTTCCCGAATCGGAAAATACAACCGAACACGAATGCCTTCAGTGCAAGAAAAACATATCCAAGAACaagtattttttcaaacaagaagatcaaacattttatatttgctCGGAGGATTGCTACAAGACCATAAGCTCGGATGAGCCGGAAAAATTCAATCTCAAACGAGATTCTATTCGAGTGCGTAACATCGGTCACACAACAATATCATCCAAAGGATCTAGCTCTGATTCACGAATTGTATCACGATCTGCTCAGGAAGCAGAATCAGCTAAAATGGAACGCAATAAGAGTTTCCTTCGTCTTTGTACTGATTGCAAAACTGAAATACAAGTGCGTCCAAATGGCAATGGTAAAAATTTGATCTGGCAAACAATGGACTTTTGCGATGAGCAGTGTTTGGGAAAATACCAACGACGCATTGGTTCGCGCTGTCAAACATGTAGCGGCGAAGTGCCACACCAGAGTTTGGGTAAATACTGCGTTCGCTTTGGCTTCGAAGTGCGTCAGTTTTGCTGTGCGGCTTGCTTAAACAACTTCAAGAAAGGTCTCAAAACTTGTTCGTGTTGTCAGAAGGATATATCTGGTAGTGGTGAAGGTTTCTTGGCTCCCGTTGGAGACAAAGAGCAATTTAAAGACTTTTGTAGTCAAACCTGTATGCGTCGATACGATTCTATGGTAAATGCCAAGAAGAAACAACGCACCGATCGCTGTGGAGTGTgcaattttgagaaaataatgcGCGTTGAAATGACCATCGATGGCAATGAACACAACTTCTGTTCGAATCCTTGCTTTTCAGCATTTAAGTTTGTCAGTAATATTGTCCCAGATCAATGTGGCATGTGTAGTAAGTACTTTGAACGCAAATCAGCTGATTGCTTCACCATCTATGGAGAGAAGCAGCGACCTAAGGTCTTCTGCTCGCGTATTTGTTTCAATGTCTACATCATAGTTAATCGCCAGATAACTTCATGCCAGTGGTGTAAGGTAAAGAAATACGACTTTGACATGATTATGAAATCGAATGATACACCGAATCCTTTAATGATGTGCTCCCTGAATTGCTTGACTCTTTATGGGGTGTCGGTAAATGCATTCAGTCGTGCTGCTGTTAAGTGTGACAATTGTCATAGTTGCACAACACCACAATATCATTTGACAATGTCGGACGGGTCGATGAGGAACTTTTGTACTTACCAGTGTGTGATGCAGTTTCAGAGTCAGTTCGCCCGTGTCCCGTTAACTTTAGATTCAGAGGCAGTAGCCACAGCTACTCATCATGTTAGCCCCAAACCTAAAGCTTCGTCTGCGGCGGCACCATTTCCAACTGGTCTGCCAAAAAGAGTCAAGTTAAATGCGTCTCAAACAAAAGCAGCAACGACCGGAACATCACCGCCCAAAAATCAACTACCTGTTATGCCGGTGATATCGAATGTTGCCTCCTTGGCCTCAGGACAGAGTGAAAGAGTGTCGAATGCTTCATCGACTGTAAGACGCGGAGCTTCGCGTGGTCGTGGTCGTGGCAGGAAAGTCGTCCTCAATGAACGCCCTCAACCAACACCCAGTCCTCCGCCAGCATCGCCGCCACCTGCACCGGCGCCATCAACAAGAGCTCGTACAACTACATCTCCAGTACCAGCAGCTTCATCATCGAGTGGCAGCAAAAGTTCGCGCGGCGGAAGAACAGCCACCCGATCAGCAGGCACGCACACTCCTTCTGAGCCTGTCCGTCCACCATCTCCCATAATCCAAAAAGAAGTGGAAACGAAAATTGTGACAGTGCCACCATATCCTCCTCTGGTGCGTAATGTACAGACCAGTTGTCAACCGAAAACCGAGGATGCTTCAATTGACTGCCGACCTGAAACGGCAGAAATCGGAATACAAACTGATGAAGACTACAGTACGAGGGTTCTCATTCCTGTCCCAGTTCCGATATTTGTTCCACAGCCGATGTATATGTATTCGGCGCCATTTCCAATGCCTATTCCAATTCCTCTGCCAATTCCGGTGCCGATTTTCATCCCAACTACACGAAATTCAGCCACTGGTAttatgaaagaaatgaaaaagattCAAGACAAAATGCCTGCTGATCCATTCGAGGCAGAGCTGCTTATGATGGCTGAAATGGTGGCCGATGAGAAGAATGAATCAGATTCTGATTCAGAGGAGGACATGAAGCCCGAACCACGAATGATTGAAGTTCAATACCAGACACCATCGGCATCAGTTGGACAGTCAAATAATGTTGTAGTGAATATGGAGGCACAAAATAATTCATCATTTGGTGAGGATGTTCTACAGATGGCACTGAAAATGGCCAGCGGTGAGTACGAAGAACCCGGTGTTGATCTGGAATCAGCAATGACGACAAATACAATAACTAATCCACCACCGGGTATGATACATCCATCGCAAGTGCACGAGGATTCTGGAATGCAAATGGGTCATCATATGATGATGGAACAAACACAAAG AGGTGGACGTGGCCGCAAACGAGGATCAGTTGTTTCTCCCATAACACCACGCAATAATCGATCACCAATTAAACGACAACGTTTGTCTGTCGATAGCACACCGCCACAACAACCGGTGATGCCAGTAGAGAAACCTGACGCAAATATGTGTCTGAAATTCACATTCGGTGTGAATGCCTGGAAGCAATGGGTAATGACTAAAAACGCTGACATCGAAAAGAGTTCTATTAGGCGGCGTCTCTTCAAAACCGAACTACTACAAATGACAGCCGATGAGTTGAACTATTCGCTGTGTTTGTTTGTCAAAGAAGTACGAAAGCCAAATGGCACAGAATATGCACCCGATACAATTTATTACTTAGTCTTAG gtATCCAGCAATATCTTTATGAAAATGGTAGAATAGATAACATATTCACTGATCCTTATTATGAACGTTTCACTGATTGTTTGGACGAAGTGGCACGCAAGTTCTCGGTGCTATACAATGATTCac aatatattgTAACCCGTGTGGAAGAAGAACATCTGTGGGAATGTAAACAATTAGGCGCTCACTCACCCCACGTGCTGCTGAGTACTTTAAtgtttttcaatacaaaacatTTCAATTTGACG aacGTCGAAGAACACATGCAATTATCATTCTCACACATAATGAAACATTGGAAACGTTCTGCACAAAATACCAAATCACCCGGTACAAGAAATGTGCTTTTACGATTTTATCCACCACAAGCTGGGCTTG ATGCAAATCCTCGAAAAAAGAAAGTTTATGAACAACAAGAAAATGAAGAGAATCCCCTTAGATGTCCTGTTAGATTATATGAATTCTACTTGTCTAAATG TCCCGAGAGTGTGAAGACTCGCAATGATGTCTTCTATCTACAACCAGAACGATCATGCGTACCCGACTCGCCTGTTTGGTATTCAACGCAGGCTCTGAGCGAAGATAATCTACAGAAAATGTTGCACCGAGTGAAAATGGTCAAGGAAATAAACATTGCGCTATTGACTAGTTAA